One Theropithecus gelada isolate Dixy chromosome 20, Tgel_1.0, whole genome shotgun sequence DNA segment encodes these proteins:
- the TMEM8A gene encoding post-GPI attachment to proteins factor 6 isoform X1, with the protein MGRAGTGTGGEAVAAVVAGPLLLLLLARPPPASARDSGKSEVGLVSEHFSQAPQRLSFYSWYGSARLFRFRVPPDTVLLRWLLQVSREGGTACTDAEITVHFRSGAPPVINPLGTSFPDDTSVQPSFQVRVPLSAAPLSNASVNVSHPAPGDWFVAAHLPPSSQKIELKGLAPTCAYVFQPDLLVTRVVEISVMEPDVPLPHTLLSHPSYLKVFVPDYTRELLLELRDCVSSGSLGCPVRLTVGPVTLPSNFQKVLTCTSAPWPCRLLLPSPPWDRWLQVTAESLVGPLGTVTFSAVAALTACRPQSVTIQPLLQSSQNQSFTASTGLPSLSPDHQDLGRSGSVDRSPFCLTNYPVMREDMDVVSVHFQLLDRVSVRVCPNTPSMMRLRLNTGMDSGGSLTISLRANKTEMGNETVIVACVNAASPFLGFNSSLNCTTAFFQGYPLSLSAWSLRANLIIPYPETDNWYLSLQLMCPENADDCEQAVIHVETTLYLVPCLNDCGPYGQCLLLRRHSYLYAGCSCKAGWRGWSCTDNSTAQTVAQQRAAALLLTLSNLMFLAPITVSVQRFFLVEASVYAYTMFFSTFYHACDQPGEAVLCILNYDTLQYCDFLGSGAAIWVTILCMARLKAVLKYVLFLLGTLVIAMSLQLDRRGIWNMLGPCLFAFVIMASMWTYRCGHRRQCYPTSWQRWAFYLLPGISMASVGVAIYTSMMTSDNYYYTHSIWHVLLAGSAALLLPPPDEHAEPWACSQKFPCHYQICKNDREELYTVT; encoded by the exons ATGGGCCGGGCTGGCACCGGGACCGGGGGGGAGGCAGTGGCCGCGGTGGTGGCGGGGccgctactgctgctgctgctcgcCCGGCCCCCGCCTGCCTCCGCCCGCGACAGCGGGAAGAGCG AGGTGGGGCTGGTGTCCGAGCACTTCTCGCAGGCCCCGCAGAGGCTGTCCTTCTACAGCTGGTACGGCAGTGCCAGGCTCTTCCGCTTCCGCGTGCCCCCGGACACTGTGCTTCTGCGCTGGCTGCTGCAGGTCTCCCGGGAGGGCGGCACCGCCTGCACCGACGCAGAGATCACCGT GCACTTCCGTTCCGGTGCTCCTCCCGTCATCAACCCACTGGGCACCAGCTTCCCAGATGACACCTCGGTGCAGCCCTCCTTCCAGGTCAGGGTGCCGCTGAGCGCTGCACCGCTAAGCAATGCCTCTGTCAACGTTTCCCACCCAGCCCCCGGGGACTGGTTCGTGGCCGCCCACCTGCCCCCGTCATCCCAGAAGATCGAGTTGAAG GGCTTGGCTCCCACCTGTGCCTACGTCTTCCAGCCTGACCTGCTGGTCACACGGGTGGTCGAGATTTCAGTCATGGAGCCGGATGTGCCCCTTCCACACActctcctctcccaccccagctACCTCAA GGTCTTTGTCCCCGATTACACGCGGGAGCTTCTGCTGGAGCTGCGGGACTGTGTGTCCAGCGGGAGCCTGGGTTGCCCTGTGCGTCTCACTGTGGGCCCGGTCACCCTGCCTAGCAACTTCCAGAAGGTGCTCACCTGCACCAGTGCCCCCTGGCCCTGTCGCCTGCTGCTGCCCTCACCGCCCTGGGACCGGTGGCTGCAAGTGACAGCTGAGAGCCTGGTGGGGCCCCTCGGGACAGTGACTTTCAGTGCTGTAGCTGCCCTCACAG CTTGCAGGCCACAGAGTGTAACCATCCAGCCCCTTCTGCAGAGCAGCCAAAACCAGAGCTTCACTGCCTCCACTGGTCTGCCCTCCCTGAGCCCCGACCACCAGGATCTGGGCAGGAGTGGCAGCGTGGACCGCAGCCCCTTCTGCCTCACAAACTACCCAGTCATGCGGGAGGACATGGACGTGGTGTCCGTGCACTTCCAGCTCCTGGACAGGGTCTCGGTGAGGGTGTGTCCAAACACACCGTCCATGATGCGACTGCGCCTGAACACCGGCATGGACAGCGGGGGCTCCCTCACCATCTCCCTGCGGGCCAACAAG ACAGAGATGGGGAATGAGACCGTCATAGTGGCCTGTGTGAACGCTGCCTCACCCTTCCTTGGCTTCAACAGTTCGCTCAACTGCACCACAG CCTTCTTCCAGGGCTACCCCTTGTCTCTGAGCGCCTGGTCTCTCAGGGCCAACCTCATCATCCCCTACCCAGAGACAGACAACTGGTACCTCTCTCTGCAGCTCATGTGCCCTGAGAACGCTGA TGACTGTGAGCAGGCTGTGATCCATGTGGAGACCACCTTGTACCTGGTGCCCTGTTTGAACGATTGTGGACCCTACGGCCAGTGCCTCCTGCTCCGCAGACACAGCTACCTATATGCCGGCTGCAGCTGCAAGGCAG GCTGGCGTGGGTGGAGCTGCACGGACAACAGCACAGCCCAGACGGTGGCCCAGCAGAGGGCAGCCGCACTGCTGCTCACGCTCAGCAACCTCATGTTCCTGGCCCCCATCACCGTCTCAGTGCAGCGATTCTTCCTGGTTGAGGCCTCCGTCTACGCCTACACCATGTTCTTCTCCACG TTCTACCACGCCTGCGACCAGCCCGGGGAGGCGGTGCTGTGTATCCTCAACTACGACACGCTGCAGTACTGCGACTTCCTGGGCTCCGGGGCGGCCATCTGGGTCACCATCCTGTGCATGGCGCGGCTCAAGGCAGTCCTGAAATAC GTGCTGTTTCTTCTGGGCACACTGGTCATCGCCATGTCCTTGCAGCTGGACCGCAGGGGCATCTGGAACATGCTGGGGCCCTGCCTCTTTGCCTTCGTGATCATGGCCTCCATGTGG ACTTACCGCTGCGGGCACCGGCGCCAGTGCTACCCCACCTCGTGGCAGCGCTGGGCCTTCTACCTCCTGCCCGGCATCTCCATGGCGTCCGTGGGCGTTGCCATCTATACCTCCATGATGACCAGCGACAACTACTACTACACCCACAGCATCTGGCACGTCCTGCTGGCCGGGAGCGCAGCCTTGCTGCTGCCGCCACCTGATGAGCACGCTGAGCCCTGGGCCTGCTCGCAGAAATTCCCCTGCCACTATCAGATCTGTAAGAACGATCGGGAGGAACTGTACACGGTGACATGA
- the TMEM8A gene encoding post-GPI attachment to proteins factor 6 isoform X2 has protein sequence MEPDVPLPHTLLSHPSYLKVFVPDYTRELLLELRDCVSSGSLGCPVRLTVGPVTLPSNFQKVLTCTSAPWPCRLLLPSPPWDRWLQVTAESLVGPLGTVTFSAVAALTACRPQSVTIQPLLQSSQNQSFTASTGLPSLSPDHQDLGRSGSVDRSPFCLTNYPVMREDMDVVSVHFQLLDRVSVRVCPNTPSMMRLRLNTGMDSGGSLTISLRANKTEMGNETVIVACVNAASPFLGFNSSLNCTTAFFQGYPLSLSAWSLRANLIIPYPETDNWYLSLQLMCPENADDCEQAVIHVETTLYLVPCLNDCGPYGQCLLLRRHSYLYAGCSCKAGWRGWSCTDNSTAQTVAQQRAAALLLTLSNLMFLAPITVSVQRFFLVEASVYAYTMFFSTFYHACDQPGEAVLCILNYDTLQYCDFLGSGAAIWVTILCMARLKAVLKYVLFLLGTLVIAMSLQLDRRGIWNMLGPCLFAFVIMASMWTYRCGHRRQCYPTSWQRWAFYLLPGISMASVGVAIYTSMMTSDNYYYTHSIWHVLLAGSAALLLPPPDEHAEPWACSQKFPCHYQICKNDREELYTVT, from the exons ATGGAGCCGGATGTGCCCCTTCCACACActctcctctcccaccccagctACCTCAA GGTCTTTGTCCCCGATTACACGCGGGAGCTTCTGCTGGAGCTGCGGGACTGTGTGTCCAGCGGGAGCCTGGGTTGCCCTGTGCGTCTCACTGTGGGCCCGGTCACCCTGCCTAGCAACTTCCAGAAGGTGCTCACCTGCACCAGTGCCCCCTGGCCCTGTCGCCTGCTGCTGCCCTCACCGCCCTGGGACCGGTGGCTGCAAGTGACAGCTGAGAGCCTGGTGGGGCCCCTCGGGACAGTGACTTTCAGTGCTGTAGCTGCCCTCACAG CTTGCAGGCCACAGAGTGTAACCATCCAGCCCCTTCTGCAGAGCAGCCAAAACCAGAGCTTCACTGCCTCCACTGGTCTGCCCTCCCTGAGCCCCGACCACCAGGATCTGGGCAGGAGTGGCAGCGTGGACCGCAGCCCCTTCTGCCTCACAAACTACCCAGTCATGCGGGAGGACATGGACGTGGTGTCCGTGCACTTCCAGCTCCTGGACAGGGTCTCGGTGAGGGTGTGTCCAAACACACCGTCCATGATGCGACTGCGCCTGAACACCGGCATGGACAGCGGGGGCTCCCTCACCATCTCCCTGCGGGCCAACAAG ACAGAGATGGGGAATGAGACCGTCATAGTGGCCTGTGTGAACGCTGCCTCACCCTTCCTTGGCTTCAACAGTTCGCTCAACTGCACCACAG CCTTCTTCCAGGGCTACCCCTTGTCTCTGAGCGCCTGGTCTCTCAGGGCCAACCTCATCATCCCCTACCCAGAGACAGACAACTGGTACCTCTCTCTGCAGCTCATGTGCCCTGAGAACGCTGA TGACTGTGAGCAGGCTGTGATCCATGTGGAGACCACCTTGTACCTGGTGCCCTGTTTGAACGATTGTGGACCCTACGGCCAGTGCCTCCTGCTCCGCAGACACAGCTACCTATATGCCGGCTGCAGCTGCAAGGCAG GCTGGCGTGGGTGGAGCTGCACGGACAACAGCACAGCCCAGACGGTGGCCCAGCAGAGGGCAGCCGCACTGCTGCTCACGCTCAGCAACCTCATGTTCCTGGCCCCCATCACCGTCTCAGTGCAGCGATTCTTCCTGGTTGAGGCCTCCGTCTACGCCTACACCATGTTCTTCTCCACG TTCTACCACGCCTGCGACCAGCCCGGGGAGGCGGTGCTGTGTATCCTCAACTACGACACGCTGCAGTACTGCGACTTCCTGGGCTCCGGGGCGGCCATCTGGGTCACCATCCTGTGCATGGCGCGGCTCAAGGCAGTCCTGAAATAC GTGCTGTTTCTTCTGGGCACACTGGTCATCGCCATGTCCTTGCAGCTGGACCGCAGGGGCATCTGGAACATGCTGGGGCCCTGCCTCTTTGCCTTCGTGATCATGGCCTCCATGTGG ACTTACCGCTGCGGGCACCGGCGCCAGTGCTACCCCACCTCGTGGCAGCGCTGGGCCTTCTACCTCCTGCCCGGCATCTCCATGGCGTCCGTGGGCGTTGCCATCTATACCTCCATGATGACCAGCGACAACTACTACTACACCCACAGCATCTGGCACGTCCTGCTGGCCGGGAGCGCAGCCTTGCTGCTGCCGCCACCTGATGAGCACGCTGAGCCCTGGGCCTGCTCGCAGAAATTCCCCTGCCACTATCAGATCTGTAAGAACGATCGGGAGGAACTGTACACGGTGACATGA
- the MRPL28 gene encoding 39S ribosomal protein L28, mitochondrial has translation MPLHKYPVWLWKRLRLREGICARLPGHYLRSLEEERTPTPVHYRPHGVKFKINPKNGQRERVEDVPIPIYFPPESQRGLWGGEGWILGQRYANNDKLSRRLKKVWKPQLFERELYSEILDKKFTVTVTMRTLDLIDEAYGFDFYILKTPKEDLCSKFGMDLKRGMLLRLARQDPQLHPEDPERRAAIYDKYKEFAIPEEEAEWVGLTLEEAIEKQRLLEEKDPVPLFKIYVAELIQRLQQQALSEPVVVQKRASGQ, from the exons ATGCCTCTACACAAGTATCCCGTGTGGCTCTGGAAGCGGCTGCGGCTGCGGGAGGGCATCTGTGCCCGCCTGCCTGGCCACTACCTGCGCTCCCTGGAGGAAGAGCGGACGCCCACTCCCGTGCACTATAGGCCTCATGGCGTCAAGTTCAAGATCAACCCCAAGAACGGGCAGCGGGAGCGTGTGGAGGACGTGCCTATCCCCATCTACTTTCCCCCCGAGTCCCAGCGGGGGTTGTGGGGCGGCGAGGGCTGGATCCTGGGCCAAAGATACGCCAACAACGACAAG CTCtccaggaggctgaagaaggtgTGGAAGCCACAGCTGTTTGAGCGAGAGCTCTACAGTGAGATCCTGGACAAGAAGTTCACGGTGACCGTGACCATGCGGACCCTGGACCTCATCGATGAGGCTTATGGGTTCGACTTTTACATCCTCAAG ACCCCGAAGGAGGACCTGTGTTCCAAGTTCGGGATGGACCTGAAGCGAGGGATGCTGCTGCGGCTTGCCCGGCAGGACCCCCAGCTGCACCCCGAGGACCCAGAGCGGCGGGCGGCCATCTACGACAAATACAAG GAATTTGCCATcccagaggaggaggcagagtgGGTGGGCCTCACGCTGGAGGAGGCCATTGAGAAGCAGAGGCTTCTGGAGGAAAAG GACCCTGTACCCCTGTTCAAGATCTACGTGGCGGAGCTGATCCAGCGGCTGCAGCAGCAGGCACTGTCAGAGCCGGTGGTGGTGCAGAAGAGAGCCAGTGGCCAGTGA